From the genome of Buteo buteo chromosome 4, bButBut1.hap1.1, whole genome shotgun sequence:
CTGATACAGTCCTTGCCCCGAGGCTTCCCGCATCGCAGCTTTGAAGGCTCAAGCCCAGGCGATGCAAAGGATTCCAGAAATAAATCACATCTCCAAAGTGGCTCAAACCCGGCACCCAACTCTAGTGGAAACCTCTGACCTTAGTCCCTCCGTATCTCAGCTCATTGCCTGCAAAGGGAGGAGCACAGATCCTGCAGGACCGATCCGGGATGAGGCAGGGTCCTGGCAAACCAAAGCTGGAAGCTCACATACGTAAGTGTGAACCCGCACACAGAGGGTACGGCTAGGGCACAGACAGCCCGAATTCAAGGACTCCTTAACCTCTGAGCACTCAGCCTTGCAGCTCTCATAGTGTTTGCTTAAGGTTCTTTCCTCTTGTGTAATTTGGACGGTGAGCGATGCTTATCTATTCTGATGCAGCATCTTGCTTTCCACCAGGCTCATCTCCGCCGGGGCGTTTCAGAGTTTCCAATGAGTGATTAAAGACATTTCGCTGATGTGTCCTCTCCCCTTTTTTGAATGCTTTACCGGTGAACGTCTGGCTGCTGCCTACACAAACCTGCGTGGCTTCGAGCTGGCGGCTGCAAGTGCAGACCCAGAGACCCTGGCAGTCcccgcagccctgcctgtcccctcctAAACTCTTAACTTTAAACTGGGTCAATCCAAATCCGTACTTGCCAGGAGACTGCCCGGCCACGGACCAGCCTAACATCCCTCCATCACTCTTCTAACTCCCGCATCTCTGTAGGAAAGTCAGCGTAATAAAGCTTTACCTCCAGCATACAGGCTAGAGCATGAAGGGCCAAGCCAGGCTGTCGCATTGCAGAGGGTTGGCACGGCAATATTTCCCCAGCCAGTCCAGGGATGGGAATGGGTGCACGGGAACAAAACGATGGGTGCAAACTGCTCTGGGGATGCGAGTTGGGGGGGATCTGGTCCagtggggaaaggagaggacaGTCTCCATCAAGTGTTCGGTAAGAGATCTTACTGGGGAGGCTTTGGGAAGCTGGTTTGCGTCACTGTTTGCAGAACTGGCTGAGAAGCCTGCGACGTGTCTGAACCTGAAACCAGGTCAGCAAAACACCTAACACAAGAGGATTTTCAGCACAAGCAGACTGAGGGTGTTACACTTCACccctgcaaaaaagaaaaagcaatgctaGTGCAATACTGCAGCTCGATGGGGACTTATCTGGGTGGAGGTTTAACCAACTATCCCCTTTCTTCAGGGGAGAGGGAAtaatcaaaaaaccccaaaagacagTCAATTCAACAAACCCAGATTTCTGGGGAATAGAGAAGAACCAAACCCTGGCAGCCTGGGGGAAGGATTCTGGACCTTCTCTAGTACACAATTATTTATCGCTTCCAGAAAAGCTTCATGCAACACACATGCATGTTCTCTACAGGTGTCATCACTGGGGCCACGGTACCACGTATATATAGTAGCACCTGTGCTAGATTTCTTTGCCAGATGGTTTTGCACTTCAGTTCAGGGGAGTACTTTGCAGGTATAAATCCCACCTTTGTGCTTTGCCTGCTGGCAAAGCAGACTCCTAACCCCCTGGgtcacagaaaacacagccaggAGGATTTTGGACATCAAGGTGAGCCAAAAATCCGTCAGAGGGTGGCTGTCTGGGTGGCGTCCAGCTTCTAGGTGGTAATCACCCCATGTCGCTTATTTGTGTCCTGTTGTGCGCTGCAGGGAAGATGAGCACAGAGGACGCTGGCAACAGGACCTCTCCCACCCCACCTCTCCTTGGGCTTCTGGTTTCGACCACTGAGCTGGTCCCACCCAGTCCCGCATCCTCCAAGATGGCAGAGCCGCTGCCCGTCATCGTCGCGCTCGTctgcatcttcctcctcctggcgACCTTTGTCATCTTTGTCACCCTCTGCAAGCCAGCGGCGCTGGACCAGTCCCACTTTGGGCCCCACGAGTGCATGCCCCATCACCCGGCGGATGCCAGCGAGCCCCAGCTGAGGCTCTGGAAGCGGCTGGGCTCCCTGCGCCGTTCCATCAACACCTTCAGGAGGAGTCGGCCAGTGTCCCAGAGCCAGCTCGCCCGCCCCAGAAGCTCCCCCGCCAGCCAGGACTGGGACATCATAGAGTCCACCAAAATGTGATCCCGCTCTGCAGGAACTAAATCACCCCGCGTTGCTATTCTTTCCCAAGCTTTTGGTTCCGGCTCAGTTCTCTCCTCAAGCAGCCCCTGGTATCCTAGGCATCCCGGCAGAGCCCCTTTGAGCAGCTCATTTCCAGGCAATGGCTCTGCAAGGCAACAGGAGATTTTGCTATTTCATGTTCCAGAATGCTTTCCAGGTTACTGTTTCCTGGCAGGAAAGGTGGAGGCTTCCAAACGACACCCACGCGCAGCTATCACCGGGCAGTCAAAAAAAATATTGCCGcttaatttcttttggaaaacattGTGCAAGTTGCGAGGCACCTGTACAAACAGCCTGGGCTAGAGCAGAGCAACCTGGCTGCCTAACAAATATTGCCTTGAAGAGAGGCATCCCGGGGCAAACGTGCTCCACAAAAAGCAATCCTCAGCTGAGATTGCCCCTGAGACGTGCTCCTGAGCAGGTGGAGGAAGGCTTGTGCCCCTCGTGCGCTGCCCGGTCCCCgtctcccctctccccatgcAACGAGCCATGGGTTGCTGCAGTTGATGCTTGGAAGGATGCGTGCTacagctgcctgctggaaaCCTGCTTCAGTAAATGAGCAGCGGGAGCAGGTAAACACGCCTGTAAATGCATTAAAGAGGCCTTCTGAAGCTcgcagcagctgccagcttgGAAAGCCACCGCGCAAGGCTGAGCTGCTCGTTTCTGCTGGGAAAGGGTATAGCGGCCAGCAGGTAATCTGACGTGCTTGAAGAAATCAGTAGGAAAAAGAACTGGTTTAGTTCTTCCAGGTCTGCGACTCGTGCTAAGTTGAGCCGTCAGGTTCACCCCTTTGGGTGAAGTCTCCATGCCCGGTGAGGTCCCATGGCAAGCACCAAGCCCTGTCTCTCTGGGTTTCGCATGGTTTCTGCCCCTCGCGGGGTGCAGCTCAGCGTCAGGACTTCCCTGGGCTGCCTGGGACATTCCCGCTCTCCTCCGGCCCTGGGCTGCCTGGCTTTCGGAGAAGGGGATGGGAAACCTTCAACAACTCTCTTGTTGCCGTAGGGA
Proteins encoded in this window:
- the C4H10orf105 gene encoding uncharacterized protein C10orf105 homolog, translated to MRQGPGKPKLEAHIRKMSTEDAGNRTSPTPPLLGLLVSTTELVPPSPASSKMAEPLPVIVALVCIFLLLATFVIFVTLCKPAALDQSHFGPHECMPHHPADASEPQLRLWKRLGSLRRSINTFRRSRPVSQSQLARPRSSPASQDWDIIESTKM